One genomic segment of Candidatus Rokuibacteriota bacterium includes these proteins:
- a CDS encoding NADH-quinone oxidoreductase subunit A, whose amino-acid sequence MTGYLPVMIFLALIVAFAVVSLVAASVLRPARPYFSKLENYECGAEPIGEAWVQFPVGFYLVALIFIVFDALAIFLFPWALVLRGLGMGGVGVMALFVAILGLGWVYALREGILEWK is encoded by the coding sequence GTGACCGGGTATCTGCCCGTGATGATCTTTCTGGCGCTCATCGTGGCGTTCGCCGTGGTGTCGCTCGTCGCGGCCTCCGTCCTGCGGCCCGCGCGCCCCTACTTCTCGAAGCTCGAGAACTACGAATGCGGCGCCGAGCCAATCGGCGAGGCATGGGTGCAGTTCCCCGTGGGCTTCTACCTGGTCGCCTTGATCTTCATCGTCTTCGACGCGCTCGCCATCTTCCTCTTCCCGTGGGCGCTCGTGCTCCGCGGACTCGGGATGGGCGGCGTCGGCGTGATGGCGCTCTTCGTGGCCATCCTCGGGCTCGGCTGGGTCTACGCGCTCCGGGAGGGCATCCTCGAATGGAAATAA
- a CDS encoding NADH-quinone oxidoreductase subunit B family protein produces MEIKAPTPQIPPAVWTEFKDLQEWEKLHQTRPEGDKHSALFETLEDGVFNFPGGFIVTTVADAFFNWARKSSVWPVTFGLACCAIEMMATFASRFDVERLGMVPFASPRHSDLMIVSGTVTIKMAPMLKRIYEQMPDPKWAVSMGSCANSGGPFRHGYHVVKGVDRVIPVDVYVPGCPPPPESLLYGLLKLQDQISHFRTTGQRATPTEKTD; encoded by the coding sequence ATGGAAATAAAGGCTCCGACGCCGCAGATACCGCCAGCCGTCTGGACCGAGTTCAAGGATCTCCAGGAGTGGGAAAAGCTCCACCAGACGCGGCCCGAGGGCGACAAGCACTCCGCGCTCTTCGAGACCCTGGAAGACGGCGTCTTCAACTTTCCTGGCGGTTTCATCGTGACCACGGTCGCCGACGCCTTCTTCAACTGGGCGCGCAAGTCCTCGGTCTGGCCCGTGACCTTCGGCCTCGCCTGCTGCGCCATCGAGATGATGGCGACGTTCGCCTCGCGCTTCGACGTCGAGCGCCTCGGCATGGTGCCCTTCGCCTCGCCGCGCCATTCGGACCTCATGATCGTCTCCGGCACCGTCACCATCAAGATGGCGCCGATGCTCAAGCGCATCTACGAGCAGATGCCCGATCCCAAGTGGGCCGTGTCCATGGGCTCCTGCGCGAATTCGGGCGGGCCGTTCCGCCACGGCTACCACGTCGTCAAGGGCGTGGACCGCGTCATCCCGGTGGACGTCTACGTGCCGGGCTGCCCGCCGCCTCCGGAGTCGCTCCTCTATGGCCTGCTCAAGCTCCAGGACCAGATCTCCCACTTCCGCACGACGGGCCAGCGCGCCACGCCCACCGAGAAGACCGACTAG
- a CDS encoding CoA transferase has translation MSERPALSVLAGVRVLSFTQFLLGPSGVQFLADMGADVVKIEPPGGTLWERHWSGANLFLNGVSVFFLLAHRNQRSLTLDLKKPEGLAVARRLVESADVLVQNFRPGVMERLGLGWNDVSKINPRLIYASASGYGESSPYRDRPGQDLLMQAFSGLASISGRADQPPTPVGTAVIDQHGAALLAMGVLAALLERARTGKGLQVEASMLKAALDLQIEVASYHLNGARLEKSPTGLASMFHPPPYGVYATRDGHIVLSMSPLGALARALPLPALEPYVAVTWNFEAREAVARLIDPVTRERTTAEWLERLVPQGIWAAPINTYTETFADPAVQAADAVEEIQHPVAGPVKLLRFPLELSTGRAAMRRPPPMPGQHTDEILRESGYSEEEITRLRATGIS, from the coding sequence GTGAGCGAGCGCCCGGCGCTCAGCGTCCTCGCGGGCGTCCGCGTCCTCTCGTTCACCCAGTTCCTGCTCGGGCCGTCGGGCGTCCAGTTCCTCGCCGACATGGGCGCCGACGTGGTCAAGATCGAGCCGCCGGGCGGGACGCTCTGGGAGCGGCACTGGTCGGGCGCCAATCTGTTTCTCAACGGCGTCAGCGTCTTCTTCCTCCTGGCGCACAGGAACCAACGCAGCCTGACGCTCGACCTGAAGAAGCCCGAGGGCCTCGCCGTCGCACGCAGGCTCGTCGAGAGCGCGGACGTGCTCGTCCAGAACTTCAGGCCGGGAGTCATGGAGCGCTTGGGGCTGGGCTGGAACGACGTCTCCAAGATCAACCCGCGGCTCATCTACGCCTCGGCCTCGGGCTACGGCGAGTCGAGCCCGTACCGCGACAGGCCGGGGCAGGACCTTCTCATGCAAGCGTTCTCCGGCCTCGCCTCCATTTCCGGCCGCGCGGACCAGCCGCCGACGCCCGTCGGCACGGCCGTCATCGACCAGCACGGCGCGGCGCTGCTCGCGATGGGCGTGCTGGCGGCGCTCCTCGAGCGTGCGCGCACCGGCAAGGGCCTCCAGGTCGAGGCCAGCATGCTCAAGGCCGCGCTCGATCTCCAGATCGAGGTCGCGTCGTATCACCTGAACGGCGCGCGCCTCGAGAAGAGCCCGACCGGGCTCGCGAGCATGTTCCACCCGCCGCCCTACGGCGTGTACGCGACGCGCGACGGGCACATCGTGCTCTCCATGTCGCCGCTCGGCGCGCTGGCGCGCGCGCTCCCGCTGCCCGCGCTCGAGCCCTACGTCGCCGTCACGTGGAACTTCGAGGCGCGCGAGGCCGTCGCCCGGCTCATCGACCCCGTCACACGCGAGCGCACGACGGCGGAGTGGCTCGAGCGCCTGGTGCCGCAGGGCATCTGGGCGGCGCCCATCAATACCTATACTGAGACCTTCGCCGACCCCGCCGTGCAGGCGGCCGACGCCGTCGAGGAGATCCAGCATCCCGTGGCGGGGCCCGTCAAGCTCCTCCGCTTCCCGCTCGAGCTCTCGACCGGCCGCGCGGCCATGCGGCGCCCGCCGCCCATGCCGGGCCAGCACACGGACGAGATTCTGCGCGAGTCAGGCTACAGCGAGGAGGAGATCACGCGCCTGCGCGCCACCGGCATCTCGTAG
- a CDS encoding methyltransferase domain-containing protein, with protein sequence MSRNRKLLAACSGLWLGFAAGCARVPGVEVPDVRTPPEVVVEILRLARVGPGDTVYDLGSGDGRIVIAAARDFGARGVGIELDPDLVAESAKNARRAGVAENTRFLLQDIFEADISAATVVTMYLSPDVNLRLKPKLLSQLKPGSRIVSHDFPIGVWQPARVANFKGPERTHVLSLWIVPPR encoded by the coding sequence ATGAGCCGCAACCGAAAGCTTCTCGCGGCGTGCTCCGGCCTCTGGCTGGGCTTTGCCGCAGGCTGCGCGCGCGTGCCCGGCGTCGAGGTGCCGGACGTCCGGACGCCGCCCGAGGTCGTGGTCGAGATACTGAGGCTCGCCCGCGTGGGCCCGGGCGATACGGTCTATGACCTGGGCTCGGGCGACGGGCGCATCGTGATCGCGGCCGCGCGCGATTTCGGGGCGCGCGGGGTGGGGATCGAGCTGGATCCGGATCTCGTGGCCGAATCAGCGAAGAACGCCCGGCGCGCTGGCGTTGCGGAGAACACGCGCTTCCTCCTGCAGGACATCTTCGAGGCCGACATCAGCGCGGCGACCGTCGTCACGATGTATTTGTCGCCCGACGTCAACCTGCGATTGAAGCCCAAGCTCCTGTCCCAGCTCAAGCCCGGCTCGCGCATCGTCTCCCACGATTTCCCGATCGGCGTCTGGCAGCCCGCGCGCGTCGCCAACTTCAAGGGCCCCGAGCGCACCCACGTGCTCTCGCTCTGGATCGTCCCGCCTCGCTAG
- a CDS encoding MaoC family dehydratase produces MAMAKDGFEALTIGRRVTFSKTISESDVYLFAGITGDLSPNHVDEEYMRKTKYGRRIAHGALALGLMSNTSTKILEGLAGTWVSYGYDKVRFPAPLFIGDTVTVDYEIVERDPVQRKTFARVTCTTQRGDVVCAATHILKGVE; encoded by the coding sequence ATGGCAATGGCCAAGGACGGGTTCGAGGCGCTCACGATCGGACGCCGCGTCACCTTCAGCAAAACCATCTCGGAATCTGACGTCTACCTCTTCGCCGGCATCACCGGAGATCTCTCGCCCAACCACGTGGACGAAGAGTACATGCGCAAGACCAAGTACGGCCGGCGCATCGCCCACGGCGCGCTCGCCCTCGGGCTCATGTCCAACACCTCGACGAAGATCCTCGAGGGGCTGGCGGGCACCTGGGTCTCCTACGGCTACGACAAGGTCCGCTTCCCCGCCCCGCTCTTCATCGGCGACACGGTCACGGTCGACTACGAGATCGTCGAGCGCGACCCGGTCCAGCGGAAGACCTTCGCGCGCGTCACCTGCACCACCCAGCGCGGCGACGTGGTGTGCGCGGCGACCCACATCCTCAAGGGCGTCGAGTGA
- a CDS encoding NADH-quinone oxidoreductase subunit C yields the protein MLTPEQARGLVQERFGVTVSGEGPLLVVEVPADRWLPLGEFARETLGCVYFSFMTAVDWKEQGLEVVARVENLDANFAVFMKTKLGPGETRCASLQPVWRGADWMERECYDMFGIRFEGHPDLRRILLPQDWEGHPLLKSYAVDTPHPPYR from the coding sequence GTGCTGACTCCGGAGCAGGCGCGCGGGCTGGTTCAGGAGCGGTTCGGCGTCACCGTATCGGGCGAGGGCCCCCTCCTCGTCGTAGAGGTGCCGGCGGACCGGTGGCTCCCGCTCGGCGAATTCGCCCGCGAGACCCTCGGCTGCGTCTATTTCTCCTTCATGACGGCCGTGGACTGGAAGGAGCAGGGGCTCGAGGTCGTGGCGCGCGTCGAGAACCTGGACGCCAACTTCGCCGTCTTCATGAAGACGAAGCTCGGCCCCGGCGAGACGCGCTGCGCCTCGCTCCAGCCCGTCTGGCGCGGCGCCGACTGGATGGAGCGCGAGTGCTACGACATGTTCGGCATCCGCTTCGAGGGGCATCCGGATTTGCGGCGTATCCTCCTGCCCCAGGACTGGGAAGGCCACCCGCTGCTCAAGTCCTACGCCGTGGACACGCCGCATCCCCCGTATCGCTAA